A stretch of Sphingorhabdus sp. YGSMI21 DNA encodes these proteins:
- a CDS encoding ComF family protein, translating to MFRPILDFALPPRCPICGVTVETDNHFCLSCWQQLDFVAKPWCAACGLPLVFDHPGENLCAKCLVDRPAHDGVRAVVRYDDLSSLIAMRLKYGTRLGLAKLIAEQLQKHVADHADNAILVPVPLHRSRLWRRGFNQSVLIGREIARSSGIALDHDVIIRSKVTPPLRGMSGQQRRKTVDRAFALRPEAQQILAGKSVLLVDDVYTSGSTSNACARLLKKAGANQVLVFCWARVIGNSENI from the coding sequence ATGTTCAGACCGATCCTCGATTTCGCCTTGCCGCCCCGATGCCCGATATGCGGCGTCACCGTGGAGACGGACAATCACTTCTGCCTGTCCTGCTGGCAGCAGCTCGACTTTGTTGCAAAACCGTGGTGCGCCGCATGCGGCCTGCCGCTGGTCTTCGACCATCCCGGGGAAAATCTATGCGCAAAATGCCTGGTGGACCGGCCCGCCCACGACGGCGTGCGGGCGGTGGTACGCTATGACGACCTGAGTTCGTTGATCGCGATGCGGCTGAAATATGGCACGCGCCTGGGGCTCGCCAAACTGATCGCCGAACAACTGCAGAAACATGTCGCGGACCACGCGGACAATGCCATCCTCGTTCCGGTCCCGTTGCACCGGTCACGGTTGTGGCGTCGCGGGTTCAACCAGTCGGTTCTGATCGGCCGGGAAATCGCCCGCAGTTCCGGTATCGCACTGGACCATGACGTGATCATTCGCAGCAAGGTGACGCCTCCGCTGAGGGGGATGAGCGGCCAGCAACGGCGGAAGACCGTCGACAGGGCATTTGCACTGCGCCCGGAGGCGCAGCAAATCCTTGCCGGCAAGTCGGTTCTGCTGGTCGACGATGTCTATACAAGCGGTTCGACCAGCAATGCCTGTGCGCGGTTGCTGAAAAAAGCGGGTGCCAATCAGGTGCTCGTCTTCTGCTGGGCACGGGTTATAGGCAACAGCGAAAATATCTGA
- a CDS encoding methyltransferase domain-containing protein, whose amino-acid sequence MTDTVNHSEIFDRKRRRIVRDRAYARAKGDDFFSRIMAEEILERLDVVKRDFRRALVIGLPARQLEDELRARGMTVLSADSSSLLARAQGGVICDDDRLPFADHSFDLIINIGSLDTVNDLPGALVLSRRILVPDGLMLAALVCAESFTSLKSILMAAEEDRVSSHIHPQIDVRTAGDLMARAGLTMPVADSDQLRLNYSELGRLISDIRDVGGSNILSGGLSSIGRKVYKKVLSLFRAQAAADGKFAESVTLLYLCAWAPHPDQPKPARRGSGQVSLSTTLAGKGKRQPDG is encoded by the coding sequence ATGACCGATACAGTCAACCATAGCGAAATTTTTGATCGCAAACGGCGCCGTATCGTCCGCGATCGCGCCTATGCGCGGGCAAAGGGTGACGATTTCTTTTCGCGGATCATGGCCGAGGAAATTCTGGAACGACTTGATGTCGTGAAGCGCGACTTTCGGCGAGCACTGGTAATCGGCCTGCCCGCGCGACAGCTCGAAGACGAGCTGCGAGCGCGGGGCATGACGGTATTATCCGCGGATTCCAGTTCCCTGCTGGCGCGCGCGCAGGGCGGCGTGATCTGCGATGATGATCGCCTGCCCTTTGCCGATCACAGTTTTGACCTGATCATCAACATCGGTTCGCTCGATACCGTCAATGACCTGCCAGGTGCGCTTGTTCTGAGCCGCAGGATTTTGGTCCCAGATGGTCTGATGCTGGCGGCCCTTGTCTGTGCAGAGAGCTTCACATCGCTGAAATCGATATTGATGGCGGCCGAGGAAGACCGGGTTTCGTCCCATATCCACCCGCAGATCGACGTACGAACGGCTGGTGATCTCATGGCCCGTGCGGGCCTGACAATGCCGGTTGCCGACAGCGACCAATTGCGTCTGAACTATTCGGAACTCGGGCGTCTCATCTCGGACATAAGGGATGTCGGGGGGAGCAATATACTCTCCGGCGGGCTCTCCTCGATCGGACGTAAAGTTTATAAAAAAGTGTTGTCGCTGTTCCGGGCACAGGCCGCAGCCGACGGGAAGTTCGCGGAAAGCGTCACTCTACTCTATCTTTGCGCCTGGGCACCCCATCCCGACCAGCCAAAACCGGCACGCCGGGGAAGCGGCCAGGTATCGCTTAGCACGACCCTTGCGGGGAAAGGCAAGCGCCAGCCAGACGGCTAG
- a CDS encoding carbon-nitrogen hydrolase family protein, with protein MKIALAQMNSGIVPEDNADQLCSSIAEAAAGGAAMIFTPEMSGLLDRDRSRAASAIRSEPEDAVLSAVRSAAQKAGIWVQLGSLAIKNPDDPGAKWNNRSYLINPRGDITARYDKIHLFDVDLGPDESQRESSAYAGGRNAVVAPVGETTLGLSICYDLRFPALYEALTNAGADILSVPAAFTVPTGKAHWQILLRARAIEAGAFVVAAAQYGQHEDGRSTYGHSMVVDPWGDILLDMGEGTGIGFCDLDIGQVKTVRSRIPAVANRKSFAKPVPTR; from the coding sequence TTGAAAATCGCGCTGGCCCAGATGAACAGCGGTATTGTTCCGGAGGACAATGCCGACCAACTCTGTTCGTCCATTGCGGAAGCCGCTGCGGGTGGCGCTGCCATGATCTTCACCCCCGAAATGAGCGGACTGCTGGACCGGGACCGGTCACGCGCGGCATCGGCGATCCGCAGCGAACCGGAGGATGCGGTCCTGTCCGCCGTCCGGTCTGCGGCGCAGAAGGCGGGGATATGGGTGCAACTGGGCTCGCTGGCGATCAAGAACCCGGATGATCCCGGTGCGAAATGGAACAACCGCTCCTATCTGATCAACCCTCGGGGCGATATTACCGCGCGCTATGACAAGATCCACCTGTTCGACGTTGATCTTGGTCCTGATGAATCGCAGCGGGAGTCCTCGGCCTATGCCGGCGGACGCAACGCAGTGGTTGCGCCGGTTGGCGAAACGACACTTGGCCTGTCGATTTGCTATGATCTCCGCTTTCCGGCCCTGTACGAGGCCCTGACCAATGCGGGCGCGGACATATTGTCGGTACCCGCTGCCTTTACCGTGCCCACCGGGAAGGCCCATTGGCAAATCTTGCTGCGGGCCCGCGCGATCGAGGCAGGGGCCTTTGTCGTCGCAGCCGCGCAATATGGCCAGCACGAAGATGGCCGGTCAACTTACGGCCATTCGATGGTCGTCGATCCCTGGGGCGACATCCTCCTCGACATGGGGGAGGGGACAGGGATCGGTTTCTGCGACCTGGATATCGGGCAGGTAAAGACGGTGCGTTCACGCATTCCTGCCGTCGCCA
- the grxC gene encoding glutaredoxin 3, whose product MAKVEIYTKFTCGFCFRAKALLEGKNVSFEETDISMGGEKREEMIQRSGGRMTVPQIFIDDRHIGGSDDLAALDRSGELDALLAG is encoded by the coding sequence ATGGCTAAAGTTGAAATATATACCAAATTTACCTGTGGCTTCTGCTTTCGTGCGAAAGCCTTGCTGGAAGGCAAGAATGTCAGTTTCGAGGAAACGGACATCAGCATGGGTGGCGAGAAACGCGAGGAGATGATCCAGCGGTCCGGCGGCAGAATGACGGTGCCGCAGATATTCATCGATGACCGTCATATCGGCGGATCGGACGATCTGGCTGCCCTGGACCGGTCGGGCGAGCTCGACGCGCTTCTGGCGGGCTGA